The genomic region TTTGAGGAATGCCGCCGCCTGGCGGAAGCCCACAACGTGCCCGTGCGCGACGTGTACGAAGCCGCCTTCGCCGCCGCGCAACATCTCGTGGAACGCGAGGCATAGCCCATGCGCCGCGCACACCTGGCTGAAATTGGCGAACGACTCGCCTGCGACCATCTCCGCGCCCACGGCTACGACATTCTGGCGCGCAACTGGCGGTGTCGGCAGGGCGAACTCGACATCGTCGCCCGCGACGCCGACGGCTACGCTTTTGTGGAAGTGAAAACCCGCCGCGGGCGCACGTTCGGCGCTCCCGAAGAGGCCTTCACCCCCCGCAAAGCCGCCCGTGTGCGCGCCGCCGCGCATGCCTGGTTGGCGGAACACCTGGGCGACCAGCCCGTTGATTGGCGCATTGACCTGGTTGCCGTAGAATTGGACGCGCGCAACGTTCTCAAACGCATCACACTCTACCGATTTGTGGAAGTCTGAACCGATGAGCAAGCAAACGTATCTGTTGCACAACATTGACGCCGAAACTCTGCGCGACTATCTGGAAACCGCCGCGGCGCGCGCCCATCTCAACCTGGTGTTCCTCATGCGGCGCTGGAACGGGCGTTTCGCGACCTACAACCTTGCCGCACCGCTCGCCGCAACACCCGCCGACGCCCGCGAACGCGATCGCGGCTACCGTGTCGTGGGGCGCGTCAAATTCAACACACAACCCGACGGGCGCATCATGCTGGTTGTCAGCCCGCCCGCCCTGTGCGACCCCAACCCCACTCCTGACGATGAAGCCCGCTATACCGCCTTCATCGAAGCCTTGCAGAGACTCCTGCCGCGCGAGGTGCTGGTGGAATGAGCGACGAACAGCCCCACCTGCCGCCGCTGATTGCGGTTGTCGGACCGACCGCCGTCGGCAAAACGGCAACCGCCATTGCGCTGGCGCAAGCCTTTGACGGCGAAATCGTCTCCGCCGATTCGCGCCAACTCTACATCGGCATGGATATCGGCACAGCCAAACCCACGCCCGAAGAACAAGCCGCCGCCCGCCACCATCTCATTGACATTCTCACGCCCGACCAGCAAATGACGCTGGCGGATTTTCAAGACCGCGCCTACGC from Ardenticatena maritima harbors:
- a CDS encoding YraN family protein, which gives rise to MRRAHLAEIGERLACDHLRAHGYDILARNWRCRQGELDIVARDADGYAFVEVKTRRGRTFGAPEEAFTPRKAARVRAAAHAWLAEHLGDQPVDWRIDLVAVELDARNVLKRITLYRFVEV